In Pyrus communis chromosome 8, drPyrComm1.1, whole genome shotgun sequence, one genomic interval encodes:
- the LOC137743829 gene encoding F-box protein At2g27310-like, with translation MSFSAVTTLAVDQGDGPSISVIHPDIITAHILTRLDGQTLAAAACASSELHGFSAKEKLWRDASIATWPSITDPRVNDIISTFPAGHRSFFSDSFPLLDHSPSQFNFSPSSPTAELVSAVDIFYKDQLIFSKVQESETESGWFLCSPFRVDLLDRKETVPTPIQHVGEDQKSLKHLEDNLSLSWIVIDPTRKRAANLSSRTAVTVQRHWLTGEIQLRFATILAGEKKGEYVQCGMVVTCKGSGSEGRELHVREVSMQMEGMEGNHLNGRESLVILQRAIEGGKRRKEVKGKARYEEYLEMKRERRKRKEAREKALDMICIAAGVTIFMAFWSFVLLR, from the coding sequence ATGAGCTTTTCAGCTGTAACAACTTTGGCCGTCGATCAGGGCGATGGGCCTTCAATCTCCGTCATCCATCCCGACATTATCACGGCTCACATCCTCACCCGCCTCGACGGCCAGACCTTGGCTGCAGCCGCCTGCGCTTCGTCCGAATTACACGGCTTCTCCGCCAAAGAAAAACTCTGGCGGGACGCCAGCATCGCCACATGGCCTTCCATAACGGATCCACGAGTTAACGATATCATTTCCACTTTCCCTGCCGGTCACCGCTCTTTCTTCTCCGACTCTTTCCCGCTCCTCGACCACTCCCCCTCCCAATTCAATTTCAGCCCTTCGTCCCCCACCGCGGAGTTAGTCTCAGCCGTCGATATTTTCTACAAAGACCAGCTCATTTTCTCTAAGGTTCAGGAGTCCGAGACCGAATCCGGGTGGTTCCTCTGCTCACCTTTCCGGGTCGACTTACTTGACCGGAAAGAAACCGTCCCGACACCAATCCAACATGTCGGGGAAGACCAGAAGTCGTTGAAGCACTTGGAGGACAACCTGAGCCTGAGCTGGATCGTGATCGACCCTACCCGGAAAAGGGCGGCAAATTTGTCGAGCCGGACGGCAGTGACGGTGCAGCGTCACTGGCTGACAGGGGAGATACAGCTGCGGTTTGCGACGATATTGGCGGGGGAGAAGAAGGGGGAGTATGTGCAGTGCGGGATGGTGGTGACGTGCAAGGGGAGTGGGAGTGAAGGAAGGGAGCTGCACGTGAGGGAGGTGAGCATGCAGATGGAGGGAATGGAGGGGAATCATTTGAACGGGAGGGAGAGTTTGGTCATATTGCAGAGGGCGATCGAGGGAGGGAAGAGGAGGAAGGAGGTAAAGGGGAAGGCGAGGTATGAAGAGTACTTggagatgaagagagagaggagaaagagaaaggAGGCGAGAGAGAAGGCTTTGGACATGATCTGCATTGCTGCTGGGGTTACTATTTTCATGGCGTTCTGGTCATTTGTCTTGTTAAGATAG